In Nymphaea colorata isolate Beijing-Zhang1983 chromosome 3, ASM883128v2, whole genome shotgun sequence, a genomic segment contains:
- the LOC116251571 gene encoding uncharacterized protein LOC116251571, protein MERKQGFFSALKEEVVRGLSPSRSRARSPGRSASPMAVLLRRRKPLASLPEPLIARSGSLRPVGEALTPLMEGPDPEGSGDGEGGRKEGWAGIQHWMKGQLLSRTPSVSLSAYSKRSDLRLLLGVMGAPLAPVHVCTTDPLPHLSIKDTPIETSSAQYILQQYTAASGGLKLQSSIRNAYAMGKVKMVASEFETATKVMKNRNPSRAAESGSFVLWQMMPDMWYVELAVGGSKVHAGCNGKLVWRHTPWLGSHAAKGPVRPLRRALQGLDPRTTASMFADARCIGEKQINGEECFILKLCADPQTLKARSEGPAEIIRHVLFGYFSQRTGLLVHMEDSHLTRIQSNGGDAVYWETTINSFLDDYRPVEGVMIAHSGRSLVTLFRFGEMAMSHTKTRMEEVWTIEEVAFNVPGLSMDCFIPPADIRSGSISETCELPHGERGKGMAGAHRSKVAAIGKSQDNLDNIIWRVEV, encoded by the exons ATGGAGAGGAAGCAGGGGTTCTTCTCTGCGCTGAAGGAGGAGGTGGTACGAGGCCTTTCTCCGTCCAGGTCGCGGGCAAGAAGCCCTGGAAGGAGCGCTTCGCCCATGGCGGTGCTGCTTAGAAGGAGGAAGCCGTTGGCCTCGTTGCCGGAGCCCCTGATCGCGAGGTCCGGGAGTCTTCGTCCGGTGGGGGAGGCGCTGACGCCGCTCATGGAGGGGCCGGATCCAGAGGGCTCTGGGGATGGAGAAGGCGGGAGAAAAGAAGGGTGGGCAGGGATACAGCATTGGATGAAAGGGCAGCTCCTCTCGAGGACGCCTTCCGTGTCGTTGTCGGCATACAGCAAGAGATCCGACCTCCGCCTCCTCCTTGGCGTCATGGGGGCGCCGCTTGCGCCTGTTCACGTCTGCACCACCGACCCTCTGCCTCACCTTAGCATCAAGGATACACCAATT GAAACTTCTTCTGCTCAGTATATCCTTCAGCAGTATACAGCTGCATCCGGTGGATTGAAATTGCAGAGCTCAATCAGGAACGCATATGCTATGGGAAAGGTGAAGATGGTGGCTTCTGAATTTGAGACTGCGACGAAGGTTATGAAAAACAGGAACCCATCAAGGGCCGCTGAATCGGGCAGTTTCGTACTGTGGCAAATGATGCCAGACATGTGGTATGTTGAACTTGCGGTTGGTGGTAGTAAGGTGCATGCTGGTTGCAATGGTAAGCTTGTGTGGAGACACACCCCATGGCTTGGATCCCATGCTGCAAAAGGGCCTGTGAGACCTTTACGCCGAGCACTTCAG GGGCTGGATCCAAGAACTACTGCAAGCATGTTTGCAGACGCGAGATGCATAGGGGAGAAACAGATAAATGGTGAAGAATGTTTTATTCTCAAGCTCTGTGCTGATCCACAGACCCTGAAAGCCAGGAGTGAAGGGCCTGCAGAGATAATTAGACATGTCCTGTTTGGGTATTTTAGCCAAAGGACTGGTCTTCTAGTTCACATGGAGGACTCCCACCTCACTCGAATTCAGTCAAATGGGGGGGATGCAGTGTACTGGGAAACAACCATCAACTCTTTTCTTGACGATTACAGGCCAGTGGAAGGAGTGATGATCGCTCACTCGGGTCGGTCTTTAGTTACGCTTTTCAGGTTTGGAGAGATGGCAATGAGTCACACAAAGACAAGGATGGAAGAGGTGTGGACTATTGAGGAAGTGGCTTTCAATGTCCCTGGACTGTCCATGGATTGTTTCATCCCTCCAGCTGATATCAGGTCCGGGTCAATTAGTGAAACTTGTGAACTACCCCATGGAGAAAGAGGTAAGGGTATGGCAGGTGCACATCGATCTAAGGTTGCTGCCATAGGAAAATCACAGGATAATCTTGATAACATCATATGGAGGGTGGAAGTCTGA